The Ruminococcus bovis genome includes a region encoding these proteins:
- the gatA gene encoding Asp-tRNA(Asn)/Glu-tRNA(Gln) amidotransferase subunit GatA → MGYIEKIQSMLQNGEISCVELTEKYLKAIEEANGELNAYVTVTPEVALEQAKQVDEKIKRGEKLLPLEGVPMTLKDNISTNGIETTCCSKILKGYKPIYDAKVWAILKKNNAILLGKTNMDEFAMGSSCETSCFGGATNPFNTDHVAGGSSGGVASAVGGDIAVFGLGSDTGGSIRQPASFCGIVGLKPTYGAVSRYGLVAYASSLDQIGPITKTVEDASLVYDVISEYDENDSTCEGRQGEPTYDTLNNDIKGMKIGIAREYLEGVREDVKEAVLEAARKYEEMGAEIVYFDLPALKFALPVYYILACAEASSNLGRYDGIRYGYKTEHYEGIHDMICKTRSEGFGEEVKRRILLGTYVLSAGYYDAYYKKAQNLRGTIIKAFDDAFKNVDVILAPTVPMTAFKSGEATSDPVETYLTDICTVPINIAGLPSVSVPCGFNKNGMPIGMQIIGDKFKEGKILNVAYKYEQACPENFKDTKWGVKL, encoded by the coding sequence ATGGGATATATTGAAAAGATACAGTCTATGCTCCAAAACGGAGAGATTAGCTGTGTTGAACTTACAGAAAAGTATTTAAAAGCTATTGAGGAGGCTAACGGTGAACTTAACGCTTATGTTACAGTTACACCGGAAGTTGCCCTTGAACAAGCAAAACAAGTTGATGAAAAAATCAAGAGAGGTGAAAAGCTACTTCCTCTTGAGGGTGTCCCAATGACACTAAAGGATAACATTTCTACAAATGGTATCGAAACAACTTGTTGCAGTAAGATTTTAAAAGGCTATAAGCCAATTTATGATGCAAAAGTTTGGGCAATCCTAAAGAAGAACAATGCAATCCTACTTGGTAAAACAAATATGGATGAATTTGCTATGGGTTCTTCTTGCGAAACTTCTTGCTTTGGTGGTGCAACAAACCCATTTAATACCGACCATGTAGCCGGTGGTTCATCAGGTGGTGTTGCATCAGCAGTTGGTGGTGATATTGCTGTCTTTGGTTTAGGTTCAGATACAGGTGGTAGTATTCGTCAGCCTGCATCATTCTGTGGTATTGTTGGTCTAAAGCCAACATATGGTGCAGTTTCAAGATATGGTCTTGTTGCTTATGCAAGTAGCCTTGACCAGATTGGACCTATCACAAAAACAGTAGAAGATGCATCTCTTGTTTATGATGTTATTTCTGAATATGATGAGAACGACTCTACTTGTGAAGGCAGACAAGGTGAACCAACTTATGATACTCTTAACAATGATATTAAGGGTATGAAGATTGGTATTGCCAGAGAATACCTAGAGGGTGTTCGTGAAGATGTTAAAGAAGCTGTGCTAGAGGCTGCTAGGAAGTATGAAGAAATGGGTGCAGAAATTGTTTACTTTGATTTACCTGCACTAAAGTTTGCACTTCCTGTTTATTATATTCTGGCTTGTGCTGAAGCATCTTCAAACTTAGGCAGATATGATGGTATCCGTTATGGCTACAAGACAGAACATTATGAAGGCATCCATGATATGATTTGCAAAACCAGAAGTGAAGGTTTTGGTGAAGAAGTTAAGAGAAGAATTCTGCTTGGTACTTATGTACTTTCTGCCGGTTATTATGATGCTTATTACAAGAAAGCTCAGAACCTAAGAGGTACTATCATTAAGGCTTTTGATGATGCATTTAAGAATGTTGATGTTATTCTTGCACCAACAGTTCCTATGACTGCATTTAAGTCAGGAGAGGCTACTTCTGATCCTGTTGAAACATACCTAACAGATATTTGTACAGTACCTATCAATATTGCAGGTCTGCCATCAGTTTCTGTTCCTTGTGGTTTCAACAAAAACGGTATGCCAATCGGTATGCAGATTATCGGCGACAAATTTAAGGAAGGCAAAATCCTTAATGTTGCATATAAATATGAACAGGCTTGTCCTGAAAACTTTAAAGATACAAAGTGGGGTGTTAAGCTATGA